A window of the Brassica napus cultivar Da-Ae chromosome C5, Da-Ae, whole genome shotgun sequence genome harbors these coding sequences:
- the LOC125587532 gene encoding uncharacterized protein LOC125587532, with the protein MNLSRKDIADILQTANGAENVFVHQRNIPEYQQKDTNEFYDAAGGIDKSFKLWSRHTTRPSIDVDVPTSVDRRLEFCRRAFDFHGTRKFYWEEKDQYGVYRDEQGYARDLDGNTIRLQNMDIRRVLERASRDEPSYICLHEHATLFTQTKLVPEIYTKDEINEMFYGVCGEQEKNKEAFQMKLDGVYYPLNDSISWLTTCMEEMQQDISRIQHGTDVAQSSSIDGDQHTSINVRQRTSIDNQMPTSVENNPPRPLTMKSQENFHKEID; encoded by the coding sequence ATGAATTTATCTCGAAAAGATattgcagacatccttcagacagCCAATGGAGCAGAAAATGTGTTCGTTCATCAACGCAACATTCCAGAATACCAACAGAAGGATACAAATGAGTTCTATGAcgcagctggtggcatagacaaaAGCTTCAAACTATGGTCTCGCCATACCactcgaccatcgatcgacgttgacgtcccaacatcggtcgacagacgGCTAGAATTCTGCAGAAGAGCTTTTGATTTCCACGGTACCAGGAAattctactgggaagagaaggatcagtatggagtctacagagatgaacagggatacgccagagatctagatggaaACACCATTCGTCTTCAAAACATGGATATAAGAAGAGTTCTGGAGAGAGCTTCGAGAGATGAGccaagctacatatgtcttcaTGAACATGCTACCTTattcacacagaccaagctggtaccagagatctacaccaaggacgagatcaatgagatgttctatggagtctgtggagaacaagagaagaacaaagaagctttccagatgaagcttgatggtgtctactatccattgaatgatagtatcagttggctaactacttgcatggaggagatgcaGCAAGACATATCCAGAATTCAACATGGTACCGATGTTGCTCAatcgtcatcgatcgacggagatCAACATACATCGATCAACGTTCGTCAacgcacatcgatcgacaatcagaTGCCAACATCGGTCGAAAACAATCCACCACGCCCACTTACGATGAAGTCTCAAGAAAATTTTCacaaagagatagattag